The following are from one region of the Acanthopagrus latus isolate v.2019 chromosome 2, fAcaLat1.1, whole genome shotgun sequence genome:
- the txndc17 gene encoding thioredoxin domain-containing protein 17 yields MAHYEEVNVHGYDEFCKAVSDRKGKDIFAYFSGDKDAQGKSWCPDCVTAEPVVRGEMTHLPEGSVFIYCQVGQRAYWKDPNNDFKKTLKLTGVPTLLRYGTPQKLVEDECMKANLVKMMFTED; encoded by the exons ATGGCCCATTACGAAGAAGTAAATGTGCATGGCTATGATGAATTCTGTAAGGCTGTGTctgacaggaaaggaaaggatatTTTCGCTTATTTCTCTGGTGATAAAGACGCCCAAGGAAAGAGCTGGTGTCCAGACTGCGTGACAG CCGAGCCAGTTGTGAGAGGAGAGATGACTCATCTTCCTGAGGGCTCTGTCTTCATCTACTGTCAAGTTGGACAAAGAGCCTA TTGGAAGGATCCAAATAACGACTTCAAGAAGACACTGAAGCTGACTGGAGTTCCCACTCTGCTGCGATACGGCACG CCTCAGAAGTTGGTGGAGGACGAATGCATGAAAGCGAACCTGGTGAAGATGATGTTCACTGAGGACTGA